The following are encoded together in the Lactuca sativa cultivar Salinas chromosome 1, Lsat_Salinas_v11, whole genome shotgun sequence genome:
- the LOC111914934 gene encoding protein SODIUM POTASSIUM ROOT DEFECTIVE 1, which produces MMDSIVLEEPSSSIAHGGSGRAIDRHNPIIRDEKRLGQGRIFPSSPASTTVDNHHQNLKPDAEAGDQKRKSIAFAYGDGDGDSISPASSSRCLLSDRPTFNFSSDFHDVLPPPPSPPLEPLKFQYRKSLKKDDDLLCSPPPTQQPPPSPPPYEALSFLNLDDDSPTSSPPKPPPSPPPPHESLKLHNRKASDKKHHDQPTLISSVHKLSSPPPPPSSSDQVVVLEVSLHCRGCERKMKKHISKIEGVTSFKIEFAAKKVTVVGDVTPLAVLTSVLKVKNAKLLTPVTISSSSPIEPSHLTK; this is translated from the exons ATGATGGATTCCATTGTTCTTGAAGAACCTTCCTCCTCCATCGCCCATGGTGGCAGCGGCCGAGCAATAGACCGTCACAACCCCATCATTAGAGATGAAAAAAGACTCGGTCAAGGACGTATCTTTCCATCTAGTCCCGCCTCCACCACCGTGGACAACCACCACCAAAACCTGAAGCCAGATGCGGAAGCCGGTGATCAGAAAAGAAAGAGTATTGCGTTTGcttatggtgatggtgatggtgattcTATCAGCCCAGCAAGTTCTTCAAGGTGCTTGTTGAGTGACAGACCCACGTTTAATTTCTCGTCGGATTTTCACGATGTTCTgccgccaccaccatcaccgcCACTTGAACCACTCAAATTTCAATACAGAAAGTCTTTGAAGAAAGACGATGATTTACTCTGCTCTCCTCCACCTACACAACAACCACCACCGTCGCCGCCACCTTATGAAGCTCTTAGCTTTCTTAACCTTGATGATGATTCACCGACCTCTTCTCCTCCTAAACCACCGCCGTCTCCGCCACCACCTCATGAATCGCTAAAGCTTCATAATCGCAAAGCTTCAGACAAGAAACACCATGATCAACCAACACTAATTTCCTCCGTCCATAAACTATCTTCACCCCCACCACCCCCTTCCTCTTCCGATCAGGTAGTTGTCTTGGAGGTCTCACTGCACTGCAGGGGTTgcgaaagaaaaatgaagaaacatATCTCCAAAATCGAAG GGGTAACTTCGTTCAAAATTGAATTTGCGGCCAAGAAGGTGACGGTGGTCGGAGATGTGACGCCGCTGGCAGTTCTGACCAGCGTGCTAAAGGTCAAAAACGCGAAACTGTTGACTCCAGTAACaatatcatcatcttctccaattgAGCCATCACACCTCACGAAATAG